The genomic interval AAATGACTGACGCAAGGTCAGTGTCCGTTTCCATATATAAGTCCAGTTATTAGAGTACCGCATCCAATACAGCACTGTATGATATAGACAGTGCTGAAAGAGTATAATCAGCAACAAAAACGAAATACTTCAGATGAATCATGAACCTAAGTGGACGTAcctcagaatttttattttattattattttttttttaactgtttttaatgCTTCTTTCCCCTGTTTCCACCCCCAAATCATCACAGTCAATCATGCCCATGCAGTGATGTTTACGGCTATGTCTGCTTTCAGTTCAGGAGAGCAGATTAGCATAAGCCCAAACGCAGGAATGCTAGATAAAGTCCAAACAGTAGGGAAAACAGGGGAGCCGGGATTGGGCAGAAAAACCTGTTTGGGTAAAACGGGCCTAAGTTCCCCAGCCTCTGACCTTCTCTGCgcgcctccctctctttccGCCTCTCCTCggccctcctctctcgctccttctgctccctctgctccttctgctgctgctcgcGGAGCTTCCGTTCCCGCTCCCTCTGTCGCTCCAGCTGTTCCAGGCGGTCCCTGCGTCCCGGGGGAGGAAAGGGGAAGTGTGTTTAGCAGTTTACCACACgccaggcacacacaggcactacaaacactgaaaaacacagacaagcatCCCCAACACAGGCCATCAACAGCAATCACCAAACAGCTACGCACACGACAATACACGTTTGTAGTACAAGtgtacacacaccactcacaatCTGGTACGCATTCATGCAAACATATTAAAAGTACGATTCCACACTGAGGCAAGATGGCTTCAAAGGGGGGGAAAGTATATTCCCTCTCAATTCACATTACCCTCCAGGTAAAGGAACGCAATGTTGcacatcaaacacattttaagattCAAGGGTTCCTTTAAagggacaaagaaaaaaaagggggtggcACAGCTGGAGAAGGCTGGCAGAACACTCAGTACAGAGAGCCCACAGACAGGAACCACAGAGTACTGCGTCCCACACACAGGCTCAGgctcagacacgcacacgcacgcacgggcacacacatacatgctcaaacacacacacacggacacgaacaacacacgcacgcgcatgcgcgcacacacacacacgcacatgcacacacaggcactacaaacactgaaaaacacacacgtgcacgaacaacacacgcgcacacacacacgcacatgcacacacaggcactacaaacactgaaaaacacatacatgctcaaattcacacaaatacaccacaTGCTAAACTAGGCACACAAAAGTAAacaaagcaacacacacaaaaattgtCCCTCCATTTCCCTGGACGTCATCTCTATGGCCTGTGTTGAGTCCAGGGAATCATTTTAGTTTCCTTCCCCCATATCAATTTCAACTGGGTTTTCCGCCTTAATTTAGAAAATTACCTCTGCAAATGGCCCCTTGTTGTGTGCTGCGTCTCTGTAAGTGATGCTCTAAaggataaatgaaataaatgactgacagactgatcGACCAGTCCTGCGGGAGCACCCtcgctgaggggggggggggtgtgtggtcaCCTCTCCATGCGGGAGTGGGCCCGGGCCAGCTCCCTGCGCTTCTGCCTCTCCCAGTCCCGCCGGGCCTtgtcctgctcctccctctgcctcttcctgcgctcgttctccctctccttctccttgtcCTTGTCCTTCGAGCGAATGTGCTTTCCTGTCGACCGAACCAGAGCAACACCCGTTAGACTGACGGCATGACAGGGTCGTGCAATATGACAGGGATCTAACCCCTCTGAAGAGTACATTCACAGGAATggaatgtcagtgttctagaactctgctgctgtagttaccagcagtgattgtgacatcagcattagaatgttcagttacgtACATTCTAATCATGCATCGGTGATTTTACACCGTAAAGGCTAAAGGAAGAGGAACCGTGCGGCCCCCCGAGGTCACCTCCTTCTGCCGAGTGGCTGCGGCGACGCCTCTtgtcctttctcctctcctctttcctgtgGTGCGATTTCTCTTTTCTTGCCATTTGCTGGGGGGGCTTGATAGCGAGGGACTCGTCCTCTTCCCCTCTGgaagacacagagcaggaggagacGATGGCGGCCTCTGCTGGCTCGGAGGCAGACCGCCGGTGGGCGggcccggggtgggggtggtacCTGTCTTCCGTGGAGTCCTCCCGCAGGTAAGGGGAGTTACGGATCGTTATTTCCATCCTGTGATCCCGCAGCTCTCCTTCCTCCAGAGTGTCCCGCTTGGTGTCCCGTTCATCCGTCTGGGGGGAGGCGCACAGCGCAAACGAGGTCAGGCGAGAGAGGAAACCGGGTCGTGGGGAGCGTCCAATCAGAGAACTGCTTCGCGCGCACACCTCACAAACAAATAGTTATTTAACATGTGATGGTGAATCACTTGAAGAATGCTAATTATAATCAATATTGACAAAGagcacaataaaatattcaagtATAATTCATCAATAACAGAGCCCAGTGGGATAAATTGCACTCTATCAGAGTAAAGTAGAGTTAGTTTTAGagtttatttaaaactgaagttttttttttgccatgagCTTGAGCACAGCTCCGACCGGCAGACTGCAGGACTCACAGCTTTCTGGCGTTTGGGGTCGGCCTTCTCTTCCAGCTCTTttctgcgttttttttcttggagAATCTCGTCCAGTGTTTTAACTTTCCAGGTGTCCTTTTCGTCCCCCATCAGCGCCAAGTGACCACCAACTGCaaaacaaagagagggagagagcggatCAGTTCAAATTTCCCAGCCGACAGAATAACTTTCTCAATTGCacatggtgtgtggtgtgtgtctatTTTATTTAAGCAATAAAAATTTCTTATATCTATATCATGTAGAGAAAAAACATCTCTTGTAGGATTATGAAGCATCAAAGCCATCAGACCATAACAGAATTCATATCAGCTAAAATCAATACACGTTTGTAGTACAAGtgtacacacaccactcacaatCTGGTACGCATTCATGCAAACATATTAAAAGTACGATTCAATACTGAGGCAAGATGGCTTCAAAGGGAGGAAAAGTATATTCCCTCTCAATTCACATTACCCTCCAGGTAAAGGAACGCAATGTTGcacatcaaacacattttaaggtTCAAGGGTTCCTTTAAagggacaaagaaaaaaaagggggtggtGCTAAAATAAACCTATGACCACCCTTTTATTTCTCCAGTTACCTGAGACGTGCTCGGTATCCTATCCATAGTCAGTACCTTCACACTTTCACtggataaaataaacacacaagtaAAAACACCAACCCAAAAATTAAACCATGAACATGAGTAAGAAGCAAATAAACCACATAATGAGCATCCATACAAATGTATCGCTGTGTGCACATGATGTAtttcagagagaaaataaatcatgtaGAATTGGGACAGATTTTTTGTCTAAGATTTATCATTCATCACTGCCTGTGGCATGCTCAAGAGAATTTGACTGCCGCGTAAACACTACATCACATTCCAATTCAGACAGATAAGGGGCAGAAAGTcaaatgtagttttaaaaaaaaactaaaccaaaAAGGACTTTCATAGTAATCGAGAGAACCACATCTTTGTGTCAACAGTATGGCTGACACTTGGACAGTCAGTCTCAGGTGTTCAATCAGTTATTAAAGGCTGTATGATATATGGTAAACCACTACAGACTGTAAATAACAGGCCATGACCTAGGAGACCAACGACAACTTGCCAAAATAAAGACCTAAAGATGATTCAATAATCTGGTCCATTTTGGACTGCCTAATAAACAGAAGGTCACAACATGCCCTGTAGCAGTAGCTCTGGGGGGTAGCCTATTTCACGAAGCAgggtaactgcactgagtaaaacccggaacagctcttgtTACTTCAGCTcacgttccagatttgggagggttccgcgtttcactcagtgcagttatccagccaaCTCAGAAATCCTGCTttcgtgaaacagggccctgggcAGGAGATGGACCCAAACGCACTGTCCGCTGTCCACAGCACCAAAGAGGGGCTCTAGTCTGTGCTCACCAGCATTCATTGCTGAAACAGAAGGTTGTGTTGCAATCTGCGTAGCACAGCCCTCTTTGGTGATGCATGACATTTGTGTGCACACTACCATAAATGACATCAGAATATGTGGACATAGATGCCTGCTATTCTACAACCAACCAATGGAGAGGAGGGCCAACAAGCAGCAATGCTACTTGTAGCAACTCGGGGCTAGCTGCCAGCACAGTGCTACTCCAATGCATCCTGAAATCTCCCTCGCCAACCTTCTGGCAGGCTCACAGTGAAAAGATTATATTCCAGCCAAAACAATGCAATCTTATTCTCATGCTGCTGGGCTAACAATGACAGCACTGCAATAAGAATGTGAATTATTCCATAGATGCCCTACTCTCCAGGCTTGTTAGCCATGTGAACATGACTTTCATCAAAGTTTCAAAGACATTGAAAAGGTCAATTCCTAGACAGGCTCTGCAAGAATAATAGGACATCTTTTCAGATGATACAAAGCAAATGTACAACTTATTTTGCTTCCAATAGTGGCAACAGACACTACAAATGTGTGAATGCAACAGCAGACCACCAGCTGATGACAAATAATGATGCTTAGAGGAGTTCTGACAATGCATGCCAGTCAAAGAGACTGTTGATGTGATTTGTTCAAATTGAGCACCCAAGACTTTTAATTTGCAGTCGTTTAGAAGGAGCTCTCATCAAGAGCGacttaaaatgtaaacacagtGATCGCAAAGAACAGGGATCGAATTGCAGGTTACTGAACGTAACATTAGCTGGTCTGCAAAAAGTGTAAGCAAGGATAAACAAGCCTGATAAACAAATAAGCCAATTACAAGAAAAGTACACCACGTCAGTTGGTTACCTAGTTATCTAGCCACGACTTTCAATTTGAGCCGTTAATAAATGTGTGTACCAATCATGTAGCTATGCATCTAGTAAACTGTTAGTTGAAATGAAAGGTTCAAAACGAGTTATATCattggctagctagccagctgtcATCAAACTCGTGGTCCCACCGAACGCTTGCGCCAATGTTTTTCCTCACATTTCGGTGAATTTCATGAAGATCGAAAAATAGACGAATTAATGTGTGTTGCTCACTATAAACCATGTAGCTGCTATGACTGTCAAAATATACGTTAGAGTCAATTTAATGTCTCACAAAGAAACATGGATTGACGTAAGTTAAACGTGCTTCGTTCAAAACAAAGCAGGCCGCCTTTTTTTCAAAGGACCACGATggaagttagctagctagccatctaCCATTAATGATGAAATCTATAATTGTTTGATCTGATTCACGGGCAGAACCTTGTGTTCTAATTACTATAACATTGATACATAGTTCGAAAATGACTGAGGTAGATTGCACACTTTTCAAGCTTTAAATTTAGCTTAGCTGGTACTAGCTAGCTGGCGCTAAATGAAAtgtcgctagctagctagtagggacgctgaaaacaattaataaaCAACATTCTTactacatttctttatttttaaccatCGGATTACACTTTTTGCAGACGATATATCTAATGCTCCACGATTATATacaaaaattaatgttttgacTAACCTGAAATATGCTCCACGCAATTGGAACACACCGTCGccggaaaaataaaacacttcctGTCGACGCTTCAATCAGACGTAATTTCCTGCCTGGTGTTCTTGTCGAAGTTCTGTTGTGGTCCTATAAAGAAATTCCTGAAGGGCTTATTCACAATATTTTGTAATGCGATCAATACGTTAGATTATAAACGTATGGTCGGCCGAATGGATATTGATGATTCAAGGTGTAAAAACATATTAGAGAAGCCTTTTACAATAGATGGAGGGCAACACATGTTGTACTTATTGTAATTTGTTGATTGAAAACATAGACTGAAAGAAGACCTGTCAATTTACCTTACAAATTCTGTTAACCAAATAAGGCCAGAGacgtgcatttaaaaataatacacaatatttctcccacaaatacatttatatctAAATTTACAAATGTATAGAAAAACTGCTCTTTTTGTGATTCTGACACAGAAAATGTCATCTCTTCTGGTCCTGTATTGTAACTACAATGTTCTGGGAGGATCTCTCGGCCTGCCTCATAAGAATTCCCATTTTAAAGGGCCTTTAATTATATataacatttgttattttaaatctaAGGATAACAAGTTAGTTAGTTAGGTACTGATGGGAAAAGGTTTACATTCGCAAATGCAAATTTGGGGAGAAAGAAGCCATTATTCGAAGCTTCCCTTTGCAAATTCAAATTAGACTCAAAAACTAGTAGGAAAAGTAAAAACAGTAAAGTACTgtaaggttttttattttatttttttttaaatacgatGAATAGATATTTCAtgatatttctgtatattttgcatagcttttcttttttttttgttgttgatatcAGTTTCTGTATTGGCATTCCTGCCTGGATTCCTGGAATACATACTGAAGTTTTATATGTGGAATTTTATATGGGGTATGTCTAACAGTTCACTGTTATGACACtaactgaaaatgcattggAGTCAAAGTTCTGCATCAATCTCATCAGCAAAGCTTCAAAGGTCACTTTTTCTAGTAAATAAGTGGCAGGGAGTTATCTACAGAGCATACAAATGTCTATGGAGCTATCCAGACCACATGTAGTCACTATCAGCATGTAACGATTTTAACATTTCAGCCCCTCTGGTTGTAAgttgcagttatttattttttgcaaattcagttttgtaatgacaaagaaaacacattacTTTTTAGCTGATTAGCCGATTTGAAAGGCGACCCGTATGCGCTCATACATTGTCCTGATGCAAGGTTAATCGTCTTGATTGTACCCATGTCCTTCTGGTGTGGCCAAAGCCAAATCCCCAAAGAAGTGGACAATAGCATTCAGTCTAAACTAATCAATACAAGCACTCTGATGCAGGGATCAGTGATGGTCACAAATCAGATTAGCCTATTCTCACTGGTGTGAAGtgaaactaataataattacaacaacaacaataataccaTGAGAAATGTCAATAAactccatttcattttcaatcaaTTAAAAGTAAATGTGTTCATGTACACAGTGAACAGagcacataaaaatgtttaaaaatatttatttcagaccAGTTTGATGCATTTGAAGAGTAATGCAAGTTTGTGCTGTAAATCAAGCAAAGTAAAAGCAAGACCATCTTCTTGAAATTGCACAAAACATAGAAATTTAACAGATCCCCGCTTCTTACATTTCCCTTTGCAGCAtattttctcctgttttatACTTCACTGTACAGTAAGTTACTGAAAGATGTCCAGTTATAAAAGTGAAAATGGTCAACCCTTCAGAAACGAAAGTTGTGGAATTTCAAAACATGGGCCAACCACTTTGATGTTTTAAACCTGTAATGCCTACACCAGACAAAAGTCAGTTTGCTACAAAATGTATGCAAGTCAAGACAGGAATCATTAAACATGTTTCAATTCACGAATGGAATAATAATCACAGCACAAATATCAGGTCCATAACCTTGATATCAGGTTCAtgtggtaaacaaaaaaaatgaattggccCTTTTTTTGTAATACAAGAATGTTAATATTCTAGTCCACAATATGTTAAAACAAGACACCAAATCTCTAAGAACTCACTGATACACCACAGACATAAAGGAAGAAATACCATCATAGTCAAGTTTTTGACTTATATTCTACAAATATGGACAAAAGGAAATCTACACCTGCTTAACCCTTTCTAAAGACCTGGTTAAACATCTTTCATCACAGTAGTCTTCAGAGCACAGGCAATCTGATTGCGAAAGAAAAGCACACAGcagcgcaaaaaaaacaaaaaaaaaaacaatcatttccaGGCAGGCGCATCTTGTGTGCTCGGACATAGTGGCAAAATAATatcaatgaaaacacacaacccATTACACTAGATTAAACTGGTCATGTACATTCTTGATGCACAGCACTGAAAAGTAGCAATGTCCCAAGGACAGTAATAGAACATCACTGTGGTCATACCACAGCACTGACAAGTTTATAGGCTGGTGCAGGTTTGACTAGTAGGCTAAACTGCTATTACTATCTATACAGTAATTCAAGTTGCTTTCTTACGTGTCGGGCACTCTAGCTTAGCAAACAATGTTGAATTTTTTGCTTCTTTCTGACAAGGCTTTTATTTGAGGGGACCACTGTTCACACAGCGTGTCACACTGACTTCCAGTTTAactacttttcaaaaaaaaaaaaaaaaaaaaaaattctaacgTCTGCTATGGAGAACAAGGAATAGTATGCAAATAAGAAAAGCTACATACAACCACATCTTCCGTAAGTAAGAGCACAGACCCCGCACTCAGGGATGGTTTTATGGCAGCTAAACAAAAGAGCTTTCAACATAAATTAGCACTTTTAAAAGAGCAGTGAGCACAAATATCAATTCCTGGATTAAGTGATACAGAATGGATGCACAATTCAATGGTTCCTACGTGCTTCCATGACCCTCAGGCATCCAAAACCTAAGGGCTCATCTGCCATGGGGTCttaaaatgaatcaaacaaaaaaggtgtatcttaacatactgtattttcctTGTAAAACCTTGGATAGCTTTAATACAATATCAGGCCGCTCCATTATAAATTGAAAGAACCACCTTTAAACCTACAACCTCCACCAACATAGAATGACATTGACATTACAGACACACTGGATTTAAAACATTGCCTGTGTcaatttatatgtatgtatgtacgttaAGTGGTGAtggtaaatactgtatattcagtaCTACCAGCTGTAATGAATTATGGGGTCCCTTTTTCAGTCTACTATGAGAACCATTTTGCATCTAtgcaaaaagcaataaaaagctTTGCATTTACACTGACTCATGTAAACAAATTAAGcacaccctctcactcaccGAACAATTCCAAAGAAACCTgagctgtttgctttttttttttttccccaacaccaacattcaaatatatatttattttgaagtctGTGCCTTTCTTTGCTGTGCGAGACATGAGACATTTTGTGAAGTGTTGCGTTAACAGCGAGGCCACACTTCTGAATCACTTTGAGGTATTCCTCCTTTTAGACAAAGCTGTACTTTCACCgtcattcacaaaacaaaaatcacagaTCACTTGCGTAAAAAGAAGTATCCATATTGCTGACCACTCCACAGTATTCTAACCACTGTCTTTCTCACAACCAAAACCCTTTAATGTTCTGATGAAGTTCGTGTAATATTCCTGGAGGGTGTTGCCAAAATAATTCCATAACTGGAATAGTTATGCACAGTGGGGTTTTTCTCCCTACCATTTAACATAAttcccccccaccaaaaaagaaatgtaaaaataagacTCTTCCACTGAATAAAAACCCACTGGAAAAGAAACAAGAATACAGAAATATGCAGGAGCTCGCAGGGAGACTGGCGCTCACaggcacgagagagagagatcaagtATTCAGGTTTGACCCGTCTCCGTCTTCACTGGACATCCCAAAGGAACGGAATGTGGCCTTTTAACTGGTGATCTGTGATGGAACGGAAGAGCAGAAAACACTGCATCGTAGGCTCTGGGTGACTGTTCCAGAAGGATCTGATGAGGCATACTCCTCCTCCGCCTCATACCCTCCAGGACAGGGCGTGGAGGGGTTTTAGGAGAGGTGTCCGTCAGCAGCTTTGTCCCCCTCCTGAAGCGGGAGCTTCTGGTCCACCTCGGCAGCCTGGGCCAGCGCGTGCAACGTGTCCCTCTGCATCCTCCGGGCCTTGTTGTACAGTATGACCCCGATGATGACCAGCACCGTCCCCACCGCCGACAGCACCGTGATCCTGTTGCTGAACACGATGATGCTCAGCCAGATGGACAGGGCGTGCTTCACCGTGCTGGCCACACTGAACGCCGGGAAAACAGCGCAAGGATAAAAAGAGAGACGGCGAATTACCTCAGAGTccaccatacaaaaaaaaaaaaaaaaaaaaagaacaggtgCTTCCACTTCTCACCTCTCACATCCAGGGGACGTATTACAGGTgcgctgaggaagaggagccagACTGGCCCTTACCTGAAGGTGACGGGCGAGATGCGGCCCATGAGAGCGTACGCGGTGACGCTCTGGAGGTGGAACAGCACCCCAGCGAAAAGCAGCAAGACGACAACGTCCTGGTTAATGCTGAAGCTGCCGTTCTTCCCGGCCACCGGAAGGTCCTGCGTTTTCCCcaggaaacacacactcagacaatgaaatgcatttttacacttTCTACAATTAAAGCAACATTCGAAAAGCACTGGTTCCTATGTAATCCCAGCTATCACGTTGTCTGAGTACCGAGTACACAAATTAACTAAAGCAATTGAGGAGCGCAGGTGTGTAGACCCAAATATAATAACTCATAGAAGTTAATAGAAGGTCATAGAAGTCCTCACACAAATCCATAATGCAGGCAAATAATTTCAAACTAGGGCCAGGCTATACAATAATGATGAGAATGACTATGAATATTCTGGGCAGGATATGGGTTTTTGCACTGAGGATCTCTCAATAGTACACACATCGGAGTTGCTGCTAAAAGCACTGTGCCCTTTGTCCTTCCCTATCGTCATAGCAACCACTCAGCTTACATGCGCCAAGTCATCGCAAGCCACATGACTGCTCATGTGAGTCAGCTGTACAGTCTAGGTGTAACACAAAAGCTCTGTGTGAAAGTAGCAAGAGCATCATTACATCTTAACTTGGGCACTGAGCCAGCTAGCTAGACACAACATACCTGCCTTGCAAGATCTGATAATTTATTTATCAGTTTTCCAGCCGTCTTATATTACCAAACTTTATTTCTTAGCTAATCTGTTTAGTAATTTGTACTGTTGCTTTACATTTAGCAATGTAATGCTACCAATTTTCAAGAATACTGAAACAACACAACAAGAACGTGTATTTCATGATATTTCTGTAGACCACATTCTCCACACCCATTTAGAACACGAAAAACAacttttccattacattttcagcttaaaatattctttccaccataaaaacaacaatcaCCTTTGTTCTCTTATGTAATGAGAGATTGAATAAATTTAGCGCAGAGCATTACACTCTCGTTATTTCATGACAGTGCACATATTGAGAGCACGACTACCACTGGTGCAGACAAAAGCCAACATAAGAAACTTGTATCAACAGCTCAGACAAAAGATACGACGATTCAAAATTCCATTCATTTGGTCTAACAAGATTAAGCAAGCATTCAGTCGTTTCAAGGAGGTGCTCCACCCACAGCTGGTAAACACTGAAACCAACGCATcgtttcttatttttctttgcatcCACCATTGGACTCATGCTGCACACAGACCATAGTTTTCATAAACGCAGGGCACGGAAAGCAGCGTGGTGAAGAACGCATGTTATTTTTACTTCACATGCTTTCTGAATGTGTCAGCACGACCATTCCCAATCaatcaaaaattaaacattttaacagcatTTTAAGACTATTCAATGCAAAAGCCCAGCAGGCTATATTCTCGATGCTAAAAATAGAGGTTCACTACAGATGTAATCAGCATGAAGTTAATGACCAGTTTACTTCAATATATGCAATTTAAGAACGTGTAAGGACACAGCCATGCTGAAAAACACAGTACGTGGCGAAAGGGTTTTTGTGATCTTAATCGTTTCATTGTTCGGATATTGAATGAAGACAATGCCTCCGAAACAAAACAGAGGTGATGCACACAAGCCCTTTCAATGGAGGGTGACAAACTGACGGAGAGTATACCATCCATGGCACCCATTGCTGCAATCGATTCGGGAGAGCctgaccgtggggcccatccctGAACTAAAAccgtgccttaacaggatgagccacacGGCAgtcccttaaaaaaaataaaaaacctctgCAAACCAACAATGAGAGGCAACTCCCAGCAAGTATCATGTATTTGTCAGGTGTTTCAAAAGAATAGAAAATATGATTCATGAGTAATCTGTAAGGGTATGGTGTGAGCGTCACTCACCAGCATGAAAATCCATGCAGGAATAAGCATTATGGTAGCTGCAGCACTAGTATAGAACTGCAGCTCAGGAGGGCTGAAAAGAAACCAGAAGATGACATCAAAACGGTCAACACTGTTACTTTAATGCAAATATTCCCGCAGGCTGTTGCCCAGCGAAGACATTTGCATGACTGCCCTTAaacatacgttttttttttttaatagatttgAACGCATGGTGATAATGCACTGTAGATAACCTCCAGCGGTTACTGCAGAGCAACTGCAAAATGAACGAAACGCTCACGCATGTAAAGTTAGACACAAGACACAACAGGTTTCATTACTCCAGAACACCAAGCCCAGTTTTGTCAGAAATAGCTTCctggaaaaaaagcactgaTCAAAGGCATATCAATGGGGAATTACTGGGCAAACTTCCATCCAAAAGTGGACTGGTCATAACAAAGGTACATTAATGGAGACTGACGGGGTAAACTTCTTTTACACCCCCCAAGCTACAAGTAAACAACACCCGAAGACTACTCCCATTGAACTCACCTGAACTTATACTTGTCTCCACTGAGCAGCTTCTTTGAAAACACATTCTGCAAACTAGAGGGAAACACACGATAAGGCTTAGAGGACATGGAAGTCTTCACACAGACACCAACAGGCGTAAAGTAAGAGTGAACTTTTACCAGTCCATGATGTTTGTGGAGAGGGCTGCAGAGAAGCCCAGCATATTGAAGCTGATCTCTGTTGCCGTGCAGAGGGCCAGGCCAGCCATGATGGGGAACAGGGACAGGTTCACCCACAGacctacacaccacacaggtATCACCAAGGCAACTGTCAATCAGCTCTGTTCAGTAGCCGTAGCAAATCCACATCCAAATTATAGATGTCCAAATGATAAACCCGACAGGCTTCCAGTATACTAAACCACAGAGCAAAGCGCGCGACACTTGATCTCCTGGCACATCTGACAGCACCGCACCATAATACGATAATAAACCTGCTTGGTCTGTAAAGTTTGCGGTTCTCCATTGTGCCAGTGACTTAATGATACTGTGCAAACTTAAACAATATGCCACACTATCAACATCACAGGACCGGACCACAAGTCAACATTAACTCCAGATGAAACGGAGATGATTTCGGCTTTCTCTCTCCGGCACATTACCGATGTACTCTCCCAGGATCAGCCTGGACATGATGACGGTGAAGATGGGCGCCGAGCTCTTCACGGTCTCCGCAAAGGAAACGGCCACGTTCTTCAGGCTGACCAGCCCCAACACCACCGTGCTGAATCTGTGAGGGAGGCCCCAGTGCagcccttttaaaaaatcaatccGCATACCGCCTCACACACCGGC from Anguilla rostrata isolate EN2019 chromosome 11, ASM1855537v3, whole genome shotgun sequence carries:
- the si:ch73-236j9.2 gene encoding solute carrier family 35 member E2A, which encodes MAGNGRAGRSSFWHLFSVFRSRPERVVLARSESVPGESVLKITITETTVIEADSGVWNSKSLAYLGLWYFFSFCTLFLNKYILTLLEGEPSMLGAIQMLSTTIIGCMKMYVPCCLYQHKSRTEYPPNFLMIMLFVGLMRFSTVVLGLVSLKNVAVSFAETVKSSAPIFTVIMSRLILGEYIGLWVNLSLFPIMAGLALCTATEISFNMLGFSAALSTNIMDCLQNVFSKKLLSGDKYKFSPPELQFYTSAAATIMLIPAWIFMLDLPVAGKNGSFSINQDVVVLLLFAGVLFHLQSVTAYALMGRISPVTFSVASTVKHALSIWLSIIVFSNRITVLSAVGTVLVIIGVILYNKARRMQRDTLHALAQAAEVDQKLPLQEGDKAADGHLS